A window of Actinomycetes bacterium genomic DNA:
AAAGTCGCACCTGTCTAACCCTCTGCCCGGCGGGGCGTTGGCGGCCTGGGTCCTGAACTGGGTGTGGATCCCGGCCCTCGGCATCCAGGTGCTGTTCTTCCTGCTGTTTCCCGACGGGCGGGTGCCGGGCCCGCGCTGGCGAGTCGTGCTCGGGCTCGCCGCCCTCGGCTCGGCGTTGACCTTGGCCGCGAGGGCGTTGATGCCAGGTCCGCTGGCGGAGGTGCCAGCGATCGCCAACCCGTTCGGGCTGCGCGGCAGCGGCGGGTTCCTGCGAGCCGCCGAGGGGGTCGGCAGCCCGCTGCTCGGCCTGACGGTTGTCGCCGCGGTCGCCTCGCTGGTCATCCGGTTCCGCCGCGCCGGCGGGGTGCAGCGCCGCCAGCTCAAGTGGCTGGCGCTAGCCGGGGTCGGGTCGGCCTTGCGGATGTCCTAGAGCTGACCGGCCTGGTCGGGCACGCCGCCAGCGGCGACCTGTTCCTGGCGTCGTTGGCGGAGATCCCCATAGGCGCGGCGATCGCGGTGCTGCGCTATCGGCTGTCGGCTGTACGACATCGACGTCGTCATCGGTAAGGCGATCGTGCTGGGTGGCCTGCTCGCGTCATCAGGGCGGTGTACCCAGCGGTCGTGGTCGGCGTCGGCACGGCCGTCGGCCGGGGCACCGGGTCGAACGTCGCCCTTGCCGCCTTCGCCGCCGCCAGCCAGACCACCGACGCCTTCTTCTTCGGCGCGTTCATGGCGATGGGCCTGTACCTGGCGACGCTGGCGGCGGCGATCCTGGCCGGGGGCGTCTACGCGCGCTGAGTCGGCTGGGCCTGCGCGGTGAGCGCGCTGCTGCTCGTAGGGACCTCCTCATGCTGGCTGCCGAGGCGGCCTTCCTCGCCGTGCTGCTGGGGTTCCTGCTGTTCCTGCCAGTGCTGATCGCCCTGGGGGTGGCGATGTGGCAGCAGGCGGCACTGTTGACCTCCGCCGCCGCCGAACAGGGCGCCGCCGTGACCGGCGGAGGCTCCACATAGGACCAGCCCGGGTGCGCTCGAGCTCCCCAAGGTCCAACACGCCCGGCGGCGGCGTTCCTGAGCAGCAGTGATGCTGGACAGGTTGGCGTTGGCTCAGGAGCGAAGGTAGGTGAGGACGGCCAGCACCCGGCGGTGGTCGTCATCGGTGGCTGCAAGGTCGAGCTTGATCAGGATGCTGCGGATGTGGGATTCGACGGTTCACCGGCGCCTGGGTCCCGGCCCGCAGGCTCACCGCAGGCGGTGGTCAGCCCTATCCGACCACGGTCTGACCGGTGGCAGCCGCTCCTGCCAGACAGCGCTGTCGGAGCTACCGGCGTCCGCGTCCCGCCACGGGTGCTGGCCAGCGGGATCTGGGCGGTGAGCCGCGCAGTCGTTCATACAGTTGGGACGTGCCCCCGGGACGGGCCGTCTGGTGCTCCACGGCCGAAAGGGGCTAGAGTCCCGCACGGGAGTCGGCTGGTGAGGGGGTGGTGGACGCGGCATCCCATGCGGGCGCCCCGCGGGCGGACGCGGACGCGGGCACAGGCTCCGGGCCAGGCGCCGCGGTACCCCGGGTGCTGCTGGTCGACGACTGCGCCGAGGTCCGTCAGGGCCTGCGCGAGCTGCTCGAGGACGAGGGGATCGAGATCGTCGGCGAGGCGGCCGACGGCGCCGCCGGGGTGTCCCGGGCCACCGAGCTGGCGCCTGACGTGGTGCTGATGGACCTTCGCATGCCGGTGATGGACGGGATCGCGGCCACCCGCCAGATCAAGCAGGCGCTGCCGCTCACCCAGGTCCTGATCCTCACCGCCTACGACGAGTGGGAGCACAGCGCCCGGGTCGCCGGCGCCTACGCCTACCTGGTCAAGGGGACCGGGCCGGCCCTGGTCCGCGACGTCGTCCTGCAGGCCTGGCAGCTCAAGGTGGGCCTGGAGCGCCGCGCCGACGGCACGGGCGCCTAGCAGGTCACCAGAGGTGCTGCCCGTAGCCCGGGCCAGCGACCAGGGCCTTCCCGTCAGGTTACGGACAGGACTGCTGAGCAGGTGCTCAGCCCGCCCGCTGGCGGCGCCTGCGCTCGCACGCCGCAGCCGCACGGGAGGTGCCTGGGCATGGCAGGGGTGACCGAGCCGCCGCCGAGCGGGCCGTCGGCCGCCCACCGCGCCGGCGAGGTCGAGCAGATGATCGAGCCGGTGGTGCCGGCTCGGCTCGGCTGGCTGGCCGACCTGCTCGGCGCCGCACCTGGCGAGCGCATCGTCGACCTCGGTTGCGGCACCGGATCGACCCTCGAGATGATCGCGGGCAGGCTGCCTGAGGCAGACCTCGAGCTTCTCGGGCTGGACGTCAGCGCCGCCGCCTTGCGCGCCGCCGAGCGGACGCTGGGTCGACTGCCCAGCGGGCCGCGGCTGCTGGTTCAGGCCGATCTTGCCAGCCGGGTGCCATTGGCCAGCGCGAGCGTCGACCGGGCGCTCTGCCACAACGTCCTGGAGTGCCTGCGCGACCCCGACGCCCTGGTCGCCGAAGCCTGTCGGATCGTGCGCCCTGGCGGCCGCTTCGTCCTCAGCCACTCCGACTTCGACACGCTCGTCTTCGCCTCCGAGGACCTCGAGCTGACCCGCCGGCTCGTCCGGGTCTACTGCGACACCCAGCAGGACTGGATGGACACCGTCGACGGCACCATCGGCCGGCGGCTCGTCGACATCGTCGGGCGCTCCCAGCTGGAGGTGGAAGACGTGCAGGCCAGGGTCAACCTGAGCCGGCGGTTCCAGCCCGGCGAGCTCGGCTACGGGTACGCCCACAACCTGACTGCGGCGCTGCGGGCAAGCGACCAGGTCGACCAGGCCGAGCTGGACGGCTG
This region includes:
- a CDS encoding response regulator is translated as MDAASHAGAPRADADAGTGSGPGAAVPRVLLVDDCAEVRQGLRELLEDEGIEIVGEAADGAAGVSRATELAPDVVLMDLRMPVMDGIAATRQIKQALPLTQVLILTAYDEWEHSARVAGAYAYLVKGTGPALVRDVVLQAWQLKVGLERRADGTGA
- a CDS encoding methyltransferase domain-containing protein; this encodes MAGVTEPPPSGPSAAHRAGEVEQMIEPVVPARLGWLADLLGAAPGERIVDLGCGTGSTLEMIAGRLPEADLELLGLDVSAAALRAAERTLGRLPSGPRLLVQADLASRVPLASASVDRALCHNVLECLRDPDALVAEACRIVRPGGRFVLSHSDFDTLVFASEDLELTRRLVRVYCDTQQDWMDTVDGTIGRRLVDIVGRSQLEVEDVQARVNLSRRFQPGELGYGYAHNLTAALRASDQVDQAELDGWLAGLRRLDARGAFLFSVNDYAVICARP